The following are encoded in a window of Podospora pseudoanserina strain CBS 124.78 chromosome 6, whole genome shotgun sequence genomic DNA:
- the ARO1 gene encoding 3-dehydroquinate dehydratase (3-dehydroquinase) (EggNog:ENOG503NTWM; COG:E) yields MTSSTGSGPTRISILGKDDIIVDHGIWLDFVTHDLLQNIPSSTYVLITDTNLHDTYVPAFQEVFEKAAGQDARLLTYTIPPGEYSKGRETKAEIEDWMLSHQCTRDTVIIALGGGVIGDMIGYVAATFMRGVRFVQVPTTLLAMVDSSIGGKTAIDTPMGKNLVGAFWQPRRIYIDLAFLETLPVREFINGMAEVIKTAAIWNETEFTALEDNAPAILEAIRSKPTGTGARLAPIRDILKRIVLGSAGVKAEVVSADEREGGLRNLLNFGHSIGHAYEAILTPQVLHGECVAIGMVREAELARFLGVLPPGAVARLTKCIASYELPTSLHDKRIVKLTAGKECPVDVLLQKMGVDKKNDGRKKKVVLLSAIGKTYEPKATVVEDRAIRIVLSPSVRVTPGVPKGLNVSVTPPGSKSISNRALVLAAMGEGTTRIKGLLHSDDTHYMLTAIAQLQGATYTWEEAGEVLVVKGRGGKLLASNEPLYLGNAGTASRFLTSVVALCSPTDTTTSTVLTGNARMKVRPIGPLVDALRSNGVAVKYLEKENSLPVQVDAVSGFAGGVIELAATISSQYVSSILMAAPYARQPVVLKLVGGKPISQFYIDMTIAMMASFGVKVERDAEDPNTYHIPQDSYKNPEEYVVESDASSATYPLAVAAITGTTCTIPNIGRTSLQGDARFAVDVLRPMGCTVEQTDTSTTVTGPPVGALKAIPHVDMEPMTDAFLTASVLAAVASGTTQITGIANQRVKECNRIKAMKDELAKFGVHCSELEDGIEVTGKPYKELANPEPIYCYDDHRVAMSFSVLSILAPHKVLILERECTAKTWPGWWDILSQKFNVHLEGEEDPTKKCTAKSSRPSTDRSIFIVGMRGAGKSTAGRWMSDILKRPLIDLDVELEKREKATIPEIIRSERGWEGFRKAELELLEDVIKNNSKGHVFSCGGGLVETEAARKLLISYQKNGGSVLLVHRDTDQVVEYLMRDKTRPAYSENIREVYYRRKPWFEEVSNFQYHSPHHNGSEEAPEDFSRFLSVISGSSTHFEDVLAKKHSFFVSLTVPNVAKALDIIPKVVVGSDAVELRVDLLESLDPEFVATQVALLRSAAKIPIVYTVRTISQGGKFPDDDYKRALELYQIGLRTGVEYLDLEMTMPEDVLQTVTETKGFTHIIASHHDPENKLSWKNGGWIPFYNKALQYGDVIKLVGMAREVSDNFDLTNFKMKMLEAHKKPIIALNMGTAGKLSRVLNGFLTPVSHPALPSKAAPGQLSAAEIRQALSLVGELEPKSFYLFGKPISSSRSPALHNGLFAQTGLPHQYSLFETDVAADVKDIIRSADFGGASVTIPLKLDIIPLLDEVSDAATAIGAVNTVIPVSPEGSDKTILRGDNTDWMGMVFSLRQAGIAPRTKTNPGAGMVVGSGGTTRAAVYALHDLGYSPIYIVARSPDRVKAIADSFPEDYNIQTLSTPEEVKAATDALPTVVISSIPADKPIDQSMREVLVASLRHPAKSEKEPRVLLEMAYTPRHTPLMQLAEDAGWKTIPGLEVLAAQGWYQFQLWTGVTPLYADARAAVMGDSE; encoded by the exons ATGACTAGTTCTACCGGGTCGGGTCCCACGCGGATCTCGATTTTGGGCAAAGACGACATCATCGTCGACCATGGCATCTGGCTCGACTTTGTGACTCacgacctcctccaaaacatcccctcatccacctacgtcctcatcaccgacACAAACCTCCACGACACCTACGTCCCTGCCTTCCAAGAGGTATTTGAGAAGGCTGCTGGTCAAGATGCCCGCCTCCTCACCTACACCATCCCTCCCGGCGAGTACTCCAAGGGCCGCGAGACCAAGGCCGAGATCGAGGACTGGATGCTCTCCCACCAATGTACCCGTGACACCGTTATCATTGCACTTGGTGGTGGCGTTATTGGAGATATGATCGGATACGTGGCAGCCACCTTCATGCGTGGTGTACGCTTCGTGCAGGTCCCTACGACACTGCTCGCCATGGTCGACTCGTCCATCGGCGGCAAGACGGCCATTGACACCCCCATGGGGAAGAACTTGGTTGGTGCCTTCTGGCAACCACGCCGCATCTACATTGATCTTGCCTTCCTCGAGACTCTCCCCGTGCGTGAGTTCATCAATGGCATGGCTGAGGTCATCAAGACTGCTGCCATCTGGAACGAGACCGAGTTCACCGCCCTCGAAGACAATGCCCCTGCCATTCTCGAAGCTATTCGTTCCAAGCCCACGGGGACTGGTGCTCGCTTGGCTCCTATTCGTGACATCTTGAAGCGCATTGTTCTGGGCTCAGCCGGTGTCAAGGCCGAGGTTGTGTCGGCTGATGAAAGAGAGGGTGGGTTGCGCAACCTGCTCAACTTTGGCCACTCCATTGGTCATGCCTATGAAGCTATCCTGACTCCCCAGGTGTTGCATGGCGAGTGTGTCGCCATCGGAATGGTCAGGGAGGCCGAGCTCGCCCGTTTCCTTGGAGTCCTTCCTCCCGGTGCTGTCGCTCGTTTGACAAAGTGCATCGCCAGCTACGAGTTGCCCACCTCTCTTCACGACAAGCGCATCGTCAAGCTGACAGCTGGAAAGGAGTGCCCTGTCGATGTTCTCCTGCAAAAGATGGgtgtcgacaagaagaacGACGGCCGCAAAAAGAAGGTCGTGCTCCTGTCGGCCATCGGCAAGACGTACGAGCCCAAGGCTACCGTGGTGGAGGATCGGGCTATTCGCATCGTCCTCTCTCCATCCGTCCGGGTGACTCCCGGCGTGCCAAAGGGTCTCAATGTTAGTGTCACTCCCCCAGGATCCAAGAGTATCTCCAACCGCGCTCTTGTGCTCGCGGCTATGGGCGAGGGAACAACTCGTATCAAGGGTCTGCTCCACTCCGATGACACGCACTACATGTTGACTGCCATTGCTCAGCTCCAAGGTGCCACTTACACGTGGGAAGAGGCAGGTGAGGTCCTTGTCGTCaagggcagaggaggaaagctGCTGGCCAGCAACGAGCCTTTGTATCTCGGCAATGCGGGCACCGCCTCTCGCTTCCTCACATCTGTTGTGGCCCTCTGCTCGCCcaccgacaccaccacctccactgTCCTCACTGGCAATGCTAGAATGAAGGTCAGACCAATTGGCCCGCTTGTCGATGCCCTTCGGTCCAACGGTGTGGCTGTCAAGTACCTGGAGAAGGAAAACAGCTTGCCAGTTCAGGTGGACGCTGTTAGCGGTTTCGCTGGTGGTGTGATTGAGCTGGCTGCCACCATCTCGTCGCAGTATGTCTCTTCAATCCTGATGGCGGCTCCCTACGCCCGTCAGCCAGTGGTGCTCAAGCTGGTTGGAGGCAAGCCCATCTCTCAGTTCTACATCGACATGACCATTGCCATGATGGCTTCCTTTGGTGTCAAGGTCGAGCGCGATGCTGAGGACCCCAACACCTACCATATCCCCCAGGATTCTTACAAGAACCCCGAAGAGTACGTCGTGGAAAGCGACGCTAGCTCGGCCACGTACCCCTTGGCTGTGGCTGCCATTACTGGCACGACCtgcaccatccccaacattGGCCGCACATCGCTCCAGGGAGATGCTCGCTTTGCCGTCGACGTCCTCCGCCCCATGGGCTGCACGGTCGAGCAGACCgacacctccaccactgtCACCGGTCCCCCTGTGGGAGCCCTCAAGGCCATTCCTCACGTAGATATGGAACCTATGACAGATGCCTTCCTGACAGCCTCTgtccttgctgctgttgcttcaGGAACCACACAGATTACTGGCATTGCCAACCAAAGAGTGAAGGAGTGCAACCGCATCAAGGCCATGAAGGACGAGCTGGCAAAGTTCGGCGTGCACTGCTccgagctcgaggatggTATTGAGGTCACCGGCAAGCCTTACAAGGAGCTGGCGAACCCCGAGCCCATCTACTGCTATGACGACCATCGCGTTGCCATGAGCTTCAGTGTTCTCTCCATCCTGGCTCCCCACAAGGTTCTCATCTTGGAGCGTGAGTGCACTGCCAAGACCTGGCCAGGTTGGTGGGACATACTGTCTCAAAAGTTCAACGTCCATCTcgagggcgaagaagacCCTACGAAAAAGTGCACTGCCAAGTCTTCTCGTCCCAGCACTGACCGGTCCATCTTTATCGTTGGGATGCGTGGTGCTGGCAAGTCTACTGCCGGCCGCTGGATGTCGGATATCTTGAAGAGGCCATTGATCGATCTTGACGTGGAGCTcgaaaagagagaaaaggctACGATCCCAGAAATCATTCGCAGCGAgcgaggatgggaagggtTCAGAAAGGCTGAGCTGGAGCTCCTTGAAGATGTGATCAAGAACAACTCCAAGGGCCACGTCTTCTCTTGTGGCGGTGGTCTCGTTGAGACAGAGGCGGCACGCAAGCTGCTCATTTCCTACCAAAAGAATGGCGGCTCTGTTCTCCTGGTTCACCGGGACACTGACCAGGTTGTGGAGTACTTGATGAGAGATAAGACTCGCCCTGCCTACTCGGAAAACATCCGTGAAGTCTACTACCGTCGCAAGCCATGGTTCGAGGAGGTCAGCAACTTCCAGTACCACAGCCCGCATCATAATGGCTCTGAAGAGGCGCCCGAAGACTTTAGCCGCTTCTTGTCAGTCATCAGCGGCAGCTCTACTCACTTTGAGGATGtcttggccaagaagcaCAGCTTTTTTGTCTCTCTGACCGTCCCTAATGTGGCAAAGgccctcgacatcatccccaaGGTGGTTGTCGGGTCCGATGCTGTGGAGCTGCGTGTGGACTTGCTGGAGAGCTTGGATCCAGAGTTTGTGGCAACTCAAGTCGCGCTTCTTCGGTCTGCTGCAAAGATTCCTATCGTCTACACAGTCCGTACAATCAGCCAAGGGGGTAAGTTCCCCGATGATGACTATAAGCGTGCGCTTGAGCTCTACCAGATCGGTCTTCGGACAGGAGTTGAGTATCTCGACTTGGAGATGACCATGCCAGAGGATGTCCTCCAGACTGTGACCGAGACAAAGGGTTTCACCCACATCATCGCGTCTCACCACGACCCCGAGAACAAGCTGTCTTGGAAGAATGGCGGGTGGATTCCTTTCTACAACAAGGCTCTGCAGTACGGAGATGTCATCAAGCTTGTGGGTATGGCCCGCGAGGTTTCTGACAACTTCGACCTGACAAACTTCAAGATGAAGATGCTGGAGGCGCAcaagaagcccatcatcgCTTTGAACATGGGCACCGCGGGCAAGCTTAGTAGGGTGCTCAACGGATTCTTGACCCCGGTCTCTCACCCAGCTCTGCCATCTAAAGCGGCACCTGGACAGCTCTCGGCAGCGGAGATCAGGCAAGCATTGTCTCTCGTTGGCGAGCTTGAGCCAAAGTCTTTCTATCTGTTTGGAAAGcccatctcatcctcgcGCTCTCCTGCGCTGCACAATGGACTGTTTGCCCAGACCGGCCTTCCTCATCAGTACTCACTGTTCGAGACAGATGTCGCTGCTGATGTCAAAGACATCATCCGGTCTGCCGACTTTGGCGGTGCCTCTGTCACCATCCCGCTCAAGCTCGACATCATTCCTTTACTGGACGAGGTATCAGACGCCGCAACCGCCATAGGAGCCGTGAACACCGTCATCCCCGTCTCCCCAGAGGGCAGTGACAAGACCATTCTCCGCGGAGATAACACCGACTGGATGGGCATGGTCTTTTCTCTCCGGCAAGCCGGTATTGCCCCTCGCACCAAGACCAACCCGGGCGCCGGCATGGTGGTCGGATCAGGCGGCACTACTCGCGCCGCCGTCTACGCCCTCCACGACCTTGGATACTCGCCCATCTACATTGTCGCCCGCAGCCCGGATCGCGTCAAGGCGATTGCCGACTCCTTCCCTGAGGACTACAACATCCAGACCTTGTCCACGCCTGAGGAGGTCAAAGCGGCGACGGATGCCCTCCCGACGGTGGTTATTAGTAGCATCCCCGCCGACAAGCCCATTGACCAGAGCATGCGCGAGGTGCTGGTTGCTTCGCTGAGGCACCCTGCCAAGTCGGAGAAGGAGCCGCGGGTGCTGCTGGAAATGGCTTACACGCCTCGCCACACCCCACTGATGCAGCTGGCGGAGGATGCGGGGTGGAAGACGATTCCCGGGCTGGAGGTGCTGGCTGCTCAGGGTTGGTATCAG TTCCAACTCTGGACAGGAGTCACCCCCTTGTACGCCGATGCTAGGGCTGCTGTGATGGGGGACTCGGAGTGA
- a CDS encoding hypothetical protein (EggNog:ENOG503NZ0E) gives MASPTSVLSKTLQSITRSKIRELESRHKSYEARKSDLLAQVDAATEEQDRLSLLLDAFRELYPGAHGDVSLHNVERWIAQSRYDASIPVSKLMSFGRELREKLDHQSRRLNMAHLYSRLLTEWMDQPPAVSSPAAADDGLDDSFELVERQRQRLSELVDKFESVVFKPLETSDAEIRKFLDRLFPDEKSLKALEELRKTVAIETTSFMSQASPFNQKSLTTCINGLLTEDILSDEKQAILQDFLGSDVALAEIADVLNTRFSDIKQWQWDAGKDGIRVIPRAGLNGKYRVWADDDILQMIFVQYIGVRLCNIIKPALKIFMWAVRQRDLDTNTVPTAAESERRRYYLSEYPTSHNVEDMRMEDYMETFFLSQLPSTESDMNRYDDDSDGSDDGSVQDRNTSTPKKSNIKQQLLRRLTTELLIHRLRGVTLENRHEASNPVALVQTDLQWYGTGLSHTTIYSLMRYIGFGQDWISFFKKYLEAPLNLDMASDNRPQLGPRTRKRGVPMAHASEKLTGELVLFFMDIAVNRETGILPYRLHDDIWLLGEPTRAAQAWECMQLFAKVFGLEFNRSKTGSVYLPGASNRDTDVSDILPAGPVTIGFLQLDPETGRWTIDQKLVFAHVDQLKKQLGECNSVLSWVQTWNSCIGRFFSHTFGEPAFCFGREHISEVLDTYTKMLARLFPAENGVQGSVVEHLKAILRDRFGVANLPDAFIFLPEQLGGLGLRNPFVSLFLIRDGITKTPDEILDEYLEWEHASYLERKNVFAKEDDKYRYRRLVNILSPEEISETSAVKESEQDVFFSFDEFCRFRERTQTKYRSVYEELQTVPRTKDIHLSADVSRKLKAFLAGVEIDSEKKWFLQLYAEELLRDFGSLTLVDKQFLPVGVLELMRGKKVTWKMVL, from the exons ATGGCCTCTCCGACCTCGGTCCTTTCCAAGACCTTGCAGAGCATCACCCGCAGCAAGATCCGCGAGTTGGAGTCCCGCCACAAGTCCTACGAAGCTCGCAAATCCGACTTGCTTGCCCAGGTCGACGCGGCCACTGAGGAGCAAGATCGACTGAGCCTTCTCCTGGACGCTTTCCGGGAACTGTACCCAGGGGCTCATGGAGATGTTTCACTTCACAACGTTGAGCGTTGGATCGCTCAGTCCCGTTACGATGCGTCCATTCCCGTTTCCAAGCTGATGAGCTTTGGCCGGGAACTCCGAGAAAAGCTCGATCACCAGAGCAGAAGGTTGAACATGGCTCATCTGTACTCGCGGCTCTTGACAG AATGGATGGATCAACCGCCTGCAGTTTCATCCCCTGCTGCGGCTGATGACGGGCTTGATGATTCCTTTGAACTTGTTGagcgccagcgccagcgGCTGTCTGAACTTGTTGACAAGTTTGAATCGGTCGTTTTTAAGCCTCTGGAGACGAGTGATGCTGAGATCCGCAAATTCCTCGACCGTCTGTTCCCTGATGAGAAGAGTCTGAAAGCCTTGGAAGAGCTTCGCAAAACTGTCGCCATCGAAACTACGTCCTTCATGTCCCAGGCTTCACCATTCAACCAGAAGTCTCTCACTACTTGCATCAACGGTCTCTTGACTGAGGATATTCTCAGCGATGAAAAGCAAGCCATCCTCCAGGACTTTCTGGGGAGTGATGTCGCCCTAGCCGAGATTGCCGACGTTTTGAACACGCGTTTCTCTGATATCAAACAATGGCAGTGGGACGCCGGGAAGGACGGTATCCGCGTCATCCCTCGAGCGGGTTTGAATGGCAAGTATCGAGTGTGGGCCGACGACGATATTCTACAAATGATTTTCGTCCAGTACATAGGTGTGAGACTctgcaacatcatcaagccaGCCCTGAAGATTTTCATGTGGGCCGTACGCCAGAGGGATCTCGACACCAACACAGTCCCAACCGCAGCTGAGAGCGAGAGGCGCAGATATTACCTCAGTGAGTATCCGACTTCGCATAACGTCGAGGACATGCGCATGGAGGACTACATGGAAACCTTCTTTCTGTCGCAGCTGCCAAGCACCGAATCCGACATGAACCGTTATGACGACGACAGTGACGGGAGCGATGATGGCAGTGTTCAAGATCGCAACACATCTACGCCAAAGAAATCCAACATCAAGCAGCAGCTTTTGCGACGTTTGACAACAGAGCTGCTTATTCATCGACTCCGCGGCGTGACTCTTGAAAACCGCCATGAGGCCAGCAACCCTGTTGCGCTGGTTCAGACAGACTTGCAATGGTATGGAACAGGTCTCTCTCACACCACCATCTATTCCCTGATGCGATATATTGGTTTTGGTCAGGACTGGATCAGCTTTTTCAAGAAATACCTCGAAGCCCCGCTCAACCTTGACATGGCTTCCGACAACCGGCCCCAACTTGGGCCGCGCACTCGAAAGAGGGGTGTCCCCATGGCACACGCATCGGAGAAGTTGACTGGGGAGTTGGTGTTGTTCTTCATGGATATTGCAGTCAACCGCGAGACTGGGATTCTGCCATACCGCTTGCATGACGACATCTGGCTTCTGGGTGAGCCCACCAGAGCGGCCCAAGCCTGGGAGTGCATGCAATTGTTCGCCAAGGTCTTTGGTCTCGAGTTCAACAGGAGCAAAACTGGGTCTGTCTATCTCCCAGGCGCCAGCAACAGGGACACTGATGTTTCTGATATCTTGCCGGCCGGGCCAGTCACTATTGGCTTCTTGCAACTCGACCCAGAGACGGGACGATGGACCATCGACCAGAAGCTCGTATTTGCGCATGTCGACCAGCTGAAGAAGCAGCTTGGCGAGTGCAATAGTGTTCTCTCTTGGGTTCAAACCTGGAACAGCTGCATTGGTCGGTTTTTCAGCCACACGTTTGGCGAGCCTGCCTTCTGTTTTGGACGGGAACACATCAGTGAGGTGTTGGACACGTACACCAAGATGCTGGCGAGGCTTTTCCCTGCAGAGAACGGCGTGCAAGGCAGCGTGGTTGAGCACCTCAAGGCGATTCTCCGCGACCGTTTCGGCGTCGCGAATCTGCCTGATGCTTTCATATTTTTGCCTGAGCAACTTGGCggcttggggttgagaaACCCGTTTGTGAGCTTGTTCTTGATCCGCGACGGCATCACGAAGACTCCGGATGAGATTCTCGACGAGTATCTCGAGTGGGAGCACGCGTCATACCTGGAGCGAAAGAATGTGTTTGCGAAGGAAGACGACAAGTATCGCTATCGGCGTTTGGTGAATATCCTTTCCCCTGAAGAGATCTCGGAGACATCAGCGGTCAAGGAATCGGAGCAGGATGTTTTCTTCTCGTTTGACGAGTTCTGCCGGTTTCGCGAGAGGACACAAACAAAGTATCGGTCTGTGTACGAGGAGCTTCAGACCGTTCCTCGCACAAAGGATATCCACTTGAGCGCCGACGTGAGCCGCAAGTTGAAGGCATTCCTTGCCGGTGTTGAGATTGACTCGGAGAAGAAGTGGTTCTTGCAGCTCTATGCAGAGGAGTTGCTGCGGGACTTTGGAAGCCTGACTTTGGTCGACAAGCAATTCCTGCCTGTCGGTGTGTTGGAACTGATGAGAGGAAAAAAGGTCACCTGGAAGATGGTGCTGTGA
- the LYP1 gene encoding lysine permease (COG:E; EggNog:ENOG503NUN0) yields MVKDANEWPSPADSGVMDGGVTVEKKGPTGGDAESDQQGELQRTLSARHLNFIAIGGTIGTGFFLGSGTALLKAGPLGCLLSYLFVGTMLWSVMVSLGELSTYIPTAGAFSTYATRFVDPSLGFAVGWLYWFGWAITYALSLSASGLIIQYWNEDINIGIFIAVFFVIFTLVNYLPVGIYGELEMWLSSLKVITILGFIIFAICIAAGAGQQGVIGFKHWREQGPFVEHLVSGGVGKFVGFWAVMIQASFAYQGAELVGVAAGEARNPKKTVPSAIRTTFWGIMVMFVVTIFLLGMIVPSNDPTLKDQAANGSTNAKASPLVVAADLAGVPVLPHIINAVLLTAVLSAANSNVYSGSRVLLALAEEGLAPKILTKTNKHGIPIYAVAVTSAIGLLGFLNLSPAGGQEAFNWLLNISGVAGLTTWGSTCASLIGFRRALKAQNVPVSDLPYISKFQPFTAWYGLFFNILVALTQGFAVFIEWKTSDFFAAYISLILFAAFWIGHKLWYRQGFVHPAAADLFRGRYDSHEERDAADGKV; encoded by the exons ATGGTCAAGGACGCAAACGAATGGCCGTCCCCGGCCGACTCGGGAGTCATGGACGGAGGTGTGacggttgagaagaagggacCGACAGGCGGTGATGCGGAATCGGATCAGCAGGGAGAGCTGCAGAGGACCCTGTCGGCGAGGCATCTCAACTTTATCGCCATCGGCGGTACGATCGGGACGGGTTTCTTCCTGGGCAGCGGCACGGCGCTTTTGAAGGCTGGTCCGCTGGGGTGTCTGCTGTCTTATCTGTTTGTTGGGACCATGCTGTGGTCGGTCATGGTGAGCTTGGGCGAGTTGTCGACGTATATCCCTACAGCAGGTGCCTTTTCGACGTATGCGACGAGGTTTGTTGACCCAAGTTTGGGTTTTGCGGTTGGGTGGTTGTATTGGTTTGGCT GGGCTATCACGTACGCTCTTTCTCTCAGTGCATCGGGCTTGATTATTCAGTACTGGAACGAGGATATAAACATTGGCATTTTCATCGCTGTCTTTTTCGTCATCTTTACGCTGGTCAACTACCTCCCCGTTGGCATCTATGGCGAGCTCGAAATGTGGCTCTCGAGTTTGAAGGTCATCACCATTCTCGGcttcatcatctttgccatttGCATCGCTGCCGGTGCCGGACAGCAGGGCGTGATTGGATTCAAGCACTGGAGGGAACAAGGTCCATTTGTCGAGCACTTGGTGTCGGGTGGTGTCGGGAAATTCGTCGGCTTTTGGGCAGTCATGATTCAGGCCTCGTTTGCGTACCAGGGAGCTGAGCTTGTCGGCGTGGCTGCCGGTGAGGCTCGCAACCCCAAGAAGACGGTTCCAAGTGCCATCCGGACTACCTTCTGGGGTATCATGGTCATGTTTGTCGTCACAATCTTTCTGCTCGGCATGATTGTGCCATCCAACGACCCAACCCTCAAGGACCAGGCTGCCAACGGGTCGACCAACGCCAAGGCCTCGCCTcttgtggttgctgctgaccTTGCCGGTGTCCCCGTCTTGCCgcacatcatcaacgccgtTCTGCTGACGGCTGTGCTGTCAGCTGCCAACTCCAACGTCTACTCGGGCAGCCGTGTGCTTCTTGCgctcgccgaggagggtcTTGCTCCCAAGATCCTGACCAAGACCAACAAGCATGGTATTCCAATCTATGCCGTGGCCGTCACCTCGGCCATCGGCCTGCTCGGATTTTTGAACCTGTCACCCGCCGGAGGTCAGGAGGCCTTCAACTGGCTGCTCAACATCAGCGGTGTCGCCGGTCTTACCACCTGGGGAAGCACATGTGCCTCGTTGATTGGCTTCAGACGTGCGCTCAAGGCCCAAAACGTTCCCGTTTCCGACCTGCCCTACATCTCCAAGTTCCAGCCGTTCACCGCGTGGTACGGTCTCTTTTTCAACATCCTTGTCGCCTTGACCCAAGGCTTCGCCGTGTTCATCGAGTGGAAGACTAGCGACTTTTTTGCCGCCTACATCAGTCTCATCTTGTTTGCCGCCTTCTGGATCGGACACAAGCTCTGGTATAGGCAAGGTTTCGTCCACCCAGCTGCCGCCGACCTCTTCCGTGGGCGCTATGACTCGCACGAGGAGCGCGACGCGGCCGATGGAAAGGTGTAA
- the HXT5_2 gene encoding hexose transporter hxt5 (EggNog:ENOG503NU51; COG:P), translating to MAGPRSLHETTDDEHSPKSGTPANVSAASLAAEQRITGLAILLGAVASIGGFMFGYVSGQISGFFDMEDYGRRFGEFNVLTGKYDFSAPRQGAIVGLLPAGCLFGSLIAGRIADTLGRRMAISVTAVFCCVGNIIEISSSSSWAQFAVGRLVTGFGIGALSVAVPMYQSESAPAKIRGVLISCYQLFITLGIWVAEMINYGTHTMSNSGSWRIPNGLSFLWSLILGVGILFLPESPRFAYRVGREEEARRSIARLAGLDERAASVNQQIDEIKAKLDEERAGAQTSWYEIFTGPRMLYRTLLGITLQAGQQLTGANFFFYYGTTIFRATGLSDSYVTQIILGSVNVGCTFGGLYIVKKCGRRNALMGGALWMMVCFFVYSFVGRFKLDPVNPANTPTAGNVLIVFSCLFIAAFATTWGPLVWVVTAELYPAKYRAPAMAIATASNWLWNFLMSFFTRFITDSIGYLYGLVFAGCCAALVLIVFFFLVESKDRSLEEIDTMYMLHVNPITSAKWSEDMVPSSSASDEKQTAHMEKSDKQIP from the exons atggcgGGACCAAGATCGCTCCACGAGACGACGGACGATGAGCATTCGCCCAAGTCTGGCACCCCGGCCAACGTCTCGGCCGCTTCTCTGGCTGCCGAGCAGCGCATCACCGGCCTTGCCATCCTACTAGGCGCTGTTGCCAGTATTGGTGGTTTTATGTTTGGCTATGTGAG CGGTCAAATCTCGGGCTTTTTCGATATGGAAGACTACGGCAGACGCTTTGGTGAATTCAACGTCCTCACTGGCAAATACGACTTCAGCGCTCCCAGACAAGGTGCCATAGTCGGCCTATTACCGGCCGGCTGCTTGTTTGGTTCGCTCATTGCCGGCCGCATCGCCGATACCTTGGGTCGCCGCATGGCCATCTCGGTCACTGCCGTCTTCTGCTGCGTTGGAAACATCATTGAAATCTCTTCGTCGAGTTCATGGGCTCAATTCGCTGTCGGTCGCCTCGTCACTGGTTTTGGTATTGGTGCTCTCTCGGTTGCGGTACCCATGTACCAATCCGAGTCGGCCCCTGCCAAGATCAGAGGTGTTCTTATCTCGTGCTACCAActcttcatcaccctcgGCATCTGGGTTGCTGAGATGATCAACTATGGCACCCACACCATGTCCAACTCTGGCTCGTGGCGCATTCCCAACGGTCTGTCGTTCCTTTGGTCGCTCATCCTCGGTGTAGGtatcctcttccttcccgaGTCCCCCCGCTTCGCCTACCGTGTTGGCCGCGAAGAGGAGGCGCGCAGGAGTATCGCTCGCCTTGCTGGCCTCGATGAGAGGGCCGCCTCTGTCAACCAACAAATTGATGAGATCAAGGCCAAGCTTGATGAGGAGAGAGCTGGCGCCCAGACGAGCTGGTACGAGATCTTCACTGGTCCCCGCATGCTCTACCGTACCCTTCTTGGTATAACTCTCCAG GCTGGTCAACAACTGACGGGTgccaacttcttcttctactACGGTACCACCATCTTCCGTGCCACCGGTCTTAGCGACAGCTACGTTACCCAGATCATTCTCGGTTCCGTCAACGTTGGTTGCACCTTTGGCGGACTCTACATTGTCAAGAAGTGTGGAAGAAGAAATGCTCTCATGGGTGGCGCCCTCTGGATGATGGTGTGCTTCTTCGTCTACTCGTTTGTTGGTCGCTTCAAGCTTGACCCCGTCAACCCAGCCAACACGCCCACGGCCGGCAACGTCCTCATCGTGTTCTCTTGCCTGTTCATCGCCGCCTTCGCCACCACCTGGGGTCCTCTTGTCTGGGTCGTCACGGCCGAGCTCTACCCTGCCAAGTACCGCGCTCCTGCCATGGCCATTGCCACTGCCAGCAACTGGCTCTGGAACTTTTTGATGAGCTTCTTCACCCGCTTCATCACCGACTCGATCGGCTACCTGTACGGTCTCGTCTTCGCCGGCTGCTGCGCTGCCCttgtcctcatcgtcttcttcttcttggtggagAGCAAGGACCGCAgcttggaggagattgacaCCATGTACATGCTCCAcgtcaaccccatcaccagcgccaAGTGGTCCGAGGACATGGTGCCCTCCAGTTCCGCCAGCGACGAGAAGCAGACTGCGCACATGGAGAAGAGCGACAAGCAAATCCCTTGA